From the genome of Cydia fagiglandana chromosome 27, ilCydFagi1.1, whole genome shotgun sequence:
ATCGGTATTCAGAATATGAccatttcagtttttttttaagtatatattACCTCCTATTCATAAACAAACCCTAGTGACTATAATAACATCTATAAAACAGATGATCATTTGGCTCTAATTTTCaattttaacaagcagaaacgtaaCTTGGAACTCCAGTAGCCGTTTaacgcccacttgcaccattccactagcccggggttaattggttaaactgttaacccactggcaaattgcactggtaaccatcgtaactccagatttaaccggttagccccgggttagtgaatggtgcaagtagccctcATACACCATATTAGTCTCAAAGGTCCTACTTGCTTTATGACATGCGGATAATGCACCATAAAATGgtgaagaaaaaaatacaatacaggATATTCTTACAGAATGGCCTAGCCTTAAGGCGAGTCTAGGATATAAATTGGTAtgctttttgtattatacttggATTCATCGGTATTCAGAATATGAccatttcagtttttttttaagtatatattACCTCCTATTCATAAACAAACCCTAGTGACTATAATAACATCTATAAAACAGATGATCATTTGGCTTTACGTGCGTAATGTGACTTTCAGATTGAACCAGATTTTGACGCTATGCATCCGCATtgcgaacttaatttgtttaaaaaatggcCATTATTTATGGAAAAAGCAAGACCAATACTGAAAAATCTTAAATCAGCGGACATAAATTTACTGGATGAAAACCTTCAGGAAGGTAGGTTATGTatgttgaattttaattttacttagtTTGAGAATGTACAAATTTTGGATTAAACTTGTCATGCCCGAGATAGAGAATAGTAAAAATGATTATGTGTTTCATTCGTTTCATGTTGGAGGGGTTTGGACGTTTACCTCACCACGCTCGTCCAGTGCGTGTTGGTGAGTAGACCGTAAGCCTGCTAACTCGGCTCGTGGGCGCCACCGTTGACATACTAGATGTTCATCCGCTGCCACCCTAAACTGATACCCTGTCTTAGCACCAGTAGACCAAACTAGGCCGCACTAATATTAAATGCGCCCTGATTTGGTAGAATACACTTAAAAGTGCACGACAGTTTAACGTCATATCGAGGACGGTACccgggatacgtggaaagggaggagggaggcctttgcccagcagtgggacactctaggctcatataaataaaattatgtgtGTCTTTTGGGGTTTACAAAACAAGAAATGTAATTCTACGAAACTCAACTTAAGGAAGTCCTACCATATTTATCTAAGTAAGTAACTAACTTTCAGATAATGACATAACTTTAAAACTTATGGAAAAAATTCAGGATCCCGAGCTGAAAGAGCTGATCCCAAATATCAAGGAGAGAATATTATTCAAGACTGGGCTCGAGAAATTACATCAAATAATCTCAACGCGGTGAACATTTCCATTTTTTCTTTCAATTATAAAATTGAAATTTCGcttgcagacgtttctgcttagtacaaaattaatatagtgaagtgtaaataaatatgaatccTGAGCGTAGTGAGTGTTTATATTAAAGTCTTCTTCATCTTCTTCAGATACCATTTTCACGCACAGTTAAGCATGACAAGTTTAATCCAGAATTTGTACATGGTTCTCAAACTAAGAAAAATCGAGTAaaattaaaactcaaaaaagGACCCTGCATTATAAAAACCAGAAATCAAATAGGTACCCACAATACATTGATCactcttaataaataaaaaggtcATTTTTGACAAACTTTTTTTTGATAAGTGGAAAAATTATTCTCTtgtgtgagacttgaactcacggcctctggatcgatactccagcgcgctgccatctgagccaccaaggcctcatccatagccagcaaatcttttcaCCATATTAcgggtcaaggggaccctagcgAGCTTTTTCCATAAATAACAAGTTACACTAACGAAAATTCACACGCTGTAGTCTACTCGTAAGCGAACCTATAACCTAATATCTTCTAGTACAagtaatagataaaaaaatagattaaaagtatatgttatattaatgagatgctaggtatcttcTCATGCATTTAAAAACTTAACCTACTGTGGGTGCAAGTGCCCTTGACGCAGAAGTATCTAAAAAGGTTGTGGGTGAATTTACATTACAAAAATCCTGAGTATTATCTGTTATGTCTAAATTATTGTAATTTTCGATCATGTTATCAGTGTTAAAATTAAGCGACGGGGCTAATTCTGAATATATATTCCGGTCCGAGACATTATGACTAACTATATGACGACGAAAGGAACGCAAACTTTGAAATGCTCTGAAACAATTCGATTGTGCACATCGATATATCGAGTTATGACCGAGATTGTGACTAGTTTTGTAATGATGAATAAGATCTTGATGGTTTGCTGTTTCGATCGAACACATGAAGCAAATAAACATTGTTACTAGACTATTATCCCTATAGTCACAAAAATTCTTAAGTCCTTGAAAGATGCTCAATTAGTCAGTCAGATCTGATATAAAGCAATAGACGGAAGAAATTTTCTTGTCATTTTTGTTGtgcaagttataaaaatatttttggataaATGACCATATACTTAAACATTCTAGCGGGTATTGAACGTTGGTTACGTGAATTACTTTGAAACACACGTCGACAGCTTTTAGCAGTTGATCTACCTTGTAGAGAACTGACTCAACCGCTACGTAAAAATCCTTCAAGTCCTTGCTCGTTGGTCCGACGGCAATCACCAGCGGTTGGAAGGTGGTTCCTCTGGATAGATGCATTTTCTGGTATTGCTCCAGTTTATTTTTGATTTCACTCTGGTTCTGTAACAAACACAAATACTCGTATTATACGGGGTGTTTGGTGCACCGTTTGCTATAATAGCGGATAGGTGTGGTCGACATTTGCTACCTCCCGCATGAAAGTTCTTGggccaagtttttttttaaagtttattttaataatgaattaaaaaaaactgtaaatGGTAGCACCGACGGTAATGTAGCAAGCGTTAGGGACACCTTTGCAGCAGGAGTGACACGGTGCGggttattcgactaattaagcAATAATAaagactaaaaataaataataaagactagacgccgccggtagtttaaaattcgcgccgaaaCATAACCCGCAAGggagtacaaatttaaaatcaatggaCATAAAGCGCGTGCGACGTGTGTAGCGCGGCGGGTAACGGGTGGCGGGCGGCAGGCGACTGGTATTGGAAAACACAATATGAAGTTCCTTACTTCGGTACCTATATACTTTTTTTAAGCACATATCTcgttaatttttactttatggactacaaactttaaaaaattcaaaCAAAACTCAAATCTCGTATAATAAAGTAGATACTCTGTCTATCTCAAAAGCTTACGCTTCGTACATACCAGATTTCATCAAAAACAGTTCAGTAGTTCAAACGTGTAAAAGTAACAGGTACAAACGGACAAAGCTACTTTCGCATTTTGCCATGCCCACAGAATTATACTCAGGTCCTGGACTAATATATCCTAGTATACTGGATAACTTGACTTAATACATGTACTCACCGTAAcgtgtaaaataaatgaattctGCGACTCCACAATGCTGGGTttgtaaaatcttttttttCCATTTTCTTTGATTGGCACTTTAACGGTAGGCGACATCTTGCACGACATTAATTTGAAGAAAATGTAGTTCGTGGCATCTAAAAGAAGCAAAGTATAATCATTGGCATtcatttacatttatgttttggATGGGATCAACGATTAACCAAACCGTCAtcatgatgataatgatgatgatcacATTAAAGGCTTCGTCAGACTACCGCGTTTTGTTAGCGGGGCGCAAGCGGAGCGCGATGAGCGCAGCGCGCGTCGCGCCCgcgtcagggctataaccgcgaaaatcgaagttcgcaaattgcgggcatttttctctgtcactcttattacgccttcattggagtaaataaaagagaaagatccccgcaatttgcgaatttcggttttcgcggtagccgctcaggctCGCGGCATCGCTCTCTCAAGGGGCAGTTATATATTATGGTTGTCTCTTTCTGCCCGGGCGCGGCGCTGCGTCTACGAGCGGATCGCGCTCCGCTTCCGCCCAGCTAACAAAATGCGGCAGTCTGACGGAGCCTTTAAACGAGTACTGCCTGACTGGCGCGGGATCTGCAGGAGCGTGGCGGTACGTACTGCATTCCGTACCGCCACGCTTCTATGCATAATATTACTACTGCGCAAATGTAATACTGATATCTGGGCACATCAGTAAGGTCACGTCGAAGTACAAAATATTGCATACCGATTCCGCCCCGCCAAGTCAAGAAATAGCCCAACTTAGAGACACAACATACATAACCTACCTTCCTGAAGGTTTTCATCCAGTAAATTTATGTCCGGTGATTTAAGATTTTTCAGTATTGGTCTTGCTTTTTCCataaatgatggccattttttaaacaaattaagttcgcaATGCGGATGCATAGCGTCAAAATCTGCTTCAATCTGAAAGTCACATTATACGCATGTAAAGCCAAATAGAGTCGGTGATCATCTGTTTTAtagatattattatagtaaCTTAGGGTTTGTTTATAAATAGGAGGTAATaggtaccgggtgtggcctgtaacacgagcaaataattaaaacctagattgtactcctcaaacggtgacattttgttcaacaacttttaaaaattatgaagtatttagactccctatttttcatacaaaataaatattatcttcaatggacgccatcgccacgccatatcattgtgattgacgttgcttgtcacaccttaaacataacaaaattcgcattacattgcgtcttagaataaactttaaagtgtattaaaaatcaaactacaagttatttttaaaagttgctgaacaaatgttggtcagtatgaggagtacagcctacagtttaattttttactcatgttacaggccacacctggtatatacttaaaaaaaaactgaaatggTCATATTCTGAATACCGATGAATCCAAATATAATACAAAAAGCATACCAATTTATATCCTAGACTCGCCTTAAGGCTAGGCCATTCTGTAAGAATATcctgtattgtatttttttcttcagCGATAAATGCCGCTCTGTATTTTCTGGTCTGGTTCCATTTATCCAAAATGTCTACCCATGGTTCTTTGTTAAATTTCAACCATAACTTGTGTTCTTCGGCCTCTTCTGATGAAATATCAGTACTGGATCCTGATTATAAACAAATATACACATTACCCACATGATCaacaaataatacaatacaCAACAAATAAGGTGATAGAAGAATGTAATTTTAGTTATGTACAGTAGACGTCAAAGATACAGTTTACCTCCTCCTtaatcctttgtaataaggtgcaaaagtgtaaacatatctttaacgTCGACTCGTATGCCCATGACATCGAACCTCTATGAATACACACGTCACGCCTACCTGGAATGGTATCTTCGTTATTATCCGAACTGGTGCCACTGGTGGGTACTCGTGTTACTACTCCACTTTTCCTTAATACTCTTAGCTGATTACGGTAGCGAGTAGGTAGTTTCGCTTGTGCGGGAATATAAGTTTTTTCTCCAACTTTCCGACTGGGGATGTAATATGTCTCCTGTAATTTTAACAGTTTACGTTACGTCGATTGTTACAATgtctaaattaaataagtatatatactgggccaagcaaatcttgtcaatagcaaacggcggcaaatttgaaaagtcgcgggttagcaacactgatAAGAGATTCactttttagagataagaccgcctgttgttacctaggtAGTTTTTGGTGCAACAAATAAAGCTTGCTCTGCAGGTATGTGGTGCTGTGTTCCTGGTGGTGAGTACGGTCGCCAGAGGTCCAGAGAATGCGTTGTGTTAAGAGTGAGGGACCTGTATTTGTCTCTAGCTCTCAACACAGAATCCTCAAATCAATAAAAGCAGGCAGAGCGCTCGTGATTCTTCTGGAGTCGCAAgagtccaaaggctacggtttCTGTTAACCATAAGGCAGGCCGTATGCTTTTCTTTGccactagggttgccaaccgtactatattatatagtattgtactatattttggctctctgtactatatacttttggaaaaatatataatacgctaaaatactatatttccgattaaacgtatattacactcatgtttagtattttatctaaaagtactatatttttttgaaatgtactatatttttgatgccttattctggaaaatactatattccaccaaaaaaaagttggcaaccctatttGCCACCGTAGTACTAAAAAAAATGATTACTACTATTACGACTACAACTACTACTACTCCTAATACGACAACGACGacttctactactactacttcattcaaagattttctaaaactcgcttgcctcgcccgggactcgaaccgactaaaatatccaaaaaataaatactcgcaattttattctactaatcgatacagttaatgttaatgataacatttctctaaGATatattaggtcttacactcgtctgtcatacaaaatatccataaaatctaatatttagtactcaagatttttttagacaagccaaattgaagaaaacaagaaaaatctttgaatgcagttttgtttctttataataataaaggaatgtctcctttaagtaaaatgagccagcttaagaatttaaggtagtttccctccagggcccgacttatctttccacactgtatataatatacagggtgtccctaGCCATTGGACAAAGCCGAAATGTACATATGCATTAGGgcagtggttcctaaccttttcagtccggtcacccctatgactaactagggaacctgattttacccctcctcccaatggtaatataaaataaatcgtGTACGTTCggtgtattgttatattaggttagcttattacccccgcaAAATACCAGGTTTACCCCCAGGGGGGTAAATACCCCCAGGTTAGGAACCACTGCATTAGGGTATTTAGAACCAGTATACAAAGTATCATAACAATCGGTGTAGCGGTAACGAAAAAATTAACAAATTACGATTTTGTTACTTTGGAGCAACCTGTATGTGTTGTAATAAATAGTATGAAACCTTCTTCGACCGTTTTGattatcttttttatttatgacaTCAATAAGATTCTGGCTTATAACAACTTTCAATAACTTTTgtttgataatttatttttttatcttttgttctaattaaaaaaatattaccgtTAGAGCATTTCTGAGAAGTAACCCTACGTGGGATTTCAGGGTTTGTCCAATGGCTAaggtcaccctgtataaatatttataaatactttaatacacagaaaacacccatgactcaggaacaaatatctgtgctcatcacacgaataaatgcccttaccaggatttgaacctggGGCCAtgcatcggcttcataggcagggtcactacccactattatgaaaaaaaaatctcgtTGCAAACCTAAAAACTAACTCTAACTGTTAGAGTTACACGAATGGCCTGATATTTTTGTTGAGAATTTtgggtaaaaaaatatatgcttAGTCTACTGTCTAACTGtctaaatgttgatatttgacttGACTTACCTACTTTGtaccataaaataaaatcaatgtcTATTATGTAAAAgcatgccatacgattaaataaataaaaatacattttgggGGTATGCGTTattaatttctcaaaatcgcaaTATAAGGGACACCCTAATACCAGTGTCAAAGAAAAATTGGCCTTTCACCTAAAGAATTTGCCctaaatataaacattatagCAAAGAGTTTCAAAGTCTACAGTATACCTATAGCATCAAATCCTCCATAGCCGGTTGATTGTGGTCGACCGGACGTGGTTAAGCGCCCTCTCCATTCCCAGAGTGTGTcacaaaattttacttttactttgcTACGtactactaataataataatctactGTACTTCTAccaacaaaaaaaagtaaaaacctTGCATTCCGAGGGAAACAGCATTACTATTTGATCGGACAATACATCAAAGTCTTGACTGGTCATTTTATTGTAACGTTTGATGTAATATTCTACTACGGTTCGAACTAGTTGGTTCCTTAATGCATTATCTAGGGGCTTGTTTGCAGATGCAGATGCAAGACACAGTTCACCACAATTAGTTGTTGTTAGGATTTGTTTCAAATCAATTTGTAcctaatattgaaataaaaaaaaagattaaaaaggAAGAAGAGATAAACATATAGTAGACTTAAATTAAAAAGCATAAAAACTTACAGGAGATTTCTCTACGCAACGGTCGCTTACTTCAGAGGTACTTGAACTTGATGACAAGCTTGGCACCATCAAATCACCATTAATTGAATCTGTATCTTCAGATGCAGTGTCCTGCAAAAACAAATGGGCAAGTACGAGTTAGACCTAATAATATACTGCGCCAGGTACTACACTCTGAGGCATAAGAGttctttttgtacctttttggtacggaaccctaagaatAGACGAGTGTACGTTTTCAGCTTCTCTATGACCATTCCCATCCTCAACACAAGTAGCTGGTCATCATGAGACCCTCATTTAAGTAGTGAGTGgtgtcaggcgtgtctcactccgcgatttcgtcgctttgctacaggtagctaaaagtacatccgttcggccccaattttggggtttgccataagccgcgcgtggcgctgtcgctacctagcggccatatctgtgctgatcataACAGACGCGTTATGTTA
Proteins encoded in this window:
- the LOC134677952 gene encoding uncharacterized protein LOC134677952, with the translated sequence MHPHCELNLFKKWPSFMEKARPILKNLKSPDINLLDENLQEDATNYIFFKLMSCKMSPTVKVPIKENGKKRFYKPSIVESQNSFILHVTNQSEIKNKLEQYQKMHLSRGTTFQPLVIAVGPTSKDLKDFYVAVESVLYKVDQLLKAVDVCFKVIHVTNVQYPLECLSIWSFIQKYFYNLHNKNDKKISSVYCFISDLTD